The proteins below are encoded in one region of Brachyspira hampsonii:
- a CDS encoding pyridoxamine 5'-phosphate oxidase family protein, producing the protein MRRKDFIFEDKEEIHNMLNSIEFGVMALPDDIPYAVPISFCYKDNEIYFHGAMAGRKYEILKNNPKVSFSASKPYSYIPSEFLNGKMIPTQFFFSVFIEGEFENIDDISRRKEILYKIVRKYEPNNNNLSIDNKIFDYAQKNMLIGVIKIENITAKAKFGQNISDEEIKIIIDELNTRSRYIDIETIDMINKLRK; encoded by the coding sequence ATGAGAAGAAAAGATTTTATATTTGAAGACAAAGAAGAAATACATAATATGCTTAACAGCATAGAATTCGGTGTTATGGCTTTACCTGATGATATACCTTATGCTGTACCTATAAGTTTTTGCTATAAAGATAATGAAATATATTTTCATGGTGCTATGGCTGGAAGGAAATATGAAATTTTAAAAAATAATCCAAAAGTATCTTTTAGTGCTTCAAAACCATATTCATATATACCATCTGAATTTTTAAATGGGAAAATGATACCAACACAGTTTTTCTTTTCAGTCTTTATAGAAGGTGAATTTGAAAATATAGATGATATATCAAGAAGAAAAGAAATTTTATACAAAATAGTAAGAAAATATGAACCTAATAATAATAATTTATCTATAGACAATAAAATATTTGATTATGCCCAAAAGAATATGCTTATAGGCGTTATAAAAATTGAAAATATTACTGCAAAAGCTAAATTTGGGCAAAATATATCAGATGAGGAGATAAAAATTATAATAGATGAACTTAATACAAGATCTAGATACATTGATATTGAAACTATAGATATGATAAATAAACTAAGAAAATGA
- the nadE gene encoding NAD(+) synthase, translating to MKIAVSQLEIIPSMPCDNAARIISFISKAKKENADIVIFPELCISGYMIGDMWESESFIRECEELGEEIIKSSNGIYVIFGNAASDKTKKNFDGRLRKYNAMFVAKDGKLIHNNTTEYPFIIKSLLPNYKEFEDPRHFFSLKDLAFENNKDIKEYLKPLDIECNGENIKLGLTICEDAWSKNYLFSPMDIINSNNDVDLFINISSSPYTLVKDIKRHSMYGEIASKHNTPLIYVNNVGIQNNGKTVYTFDGGSSIYDNKGNLLLTGKRYEEDLYFIDIDVKNKSFVKSIEIKEENEYKLIYDTVIYGIRKFMKSIGINKVVIGVSGGIDSALSSAMYVSAIGKDNVLLVNMPSKFNSDTTKNLAKSLSDNLGCAYMVVPIQESVDHTVKQLESSPIIKDGKEDHLKVSSFVIENIQARDRSSRVLSAIAASFGGVFTCNANKTETMVGYSTMYGDGAGFFACLADLWKYQIYGLANYVNKEIFKNEIIPEGTINIVPSAELSTAQAVDEGKGDPIKYDYHDYLFKFLMESWNRAILEDILEFYISGKLEEKIGCQKGILKKYFNSGAGFVDDLERWWKQYMGMAISKRIQAPPILAVSRRTFGFGNRESQNRIYYTSKYLYLKNKIFEQY from the coding sequence ATGAAAATAGCTGTTTCTCAATTAGAAATAATACCATCTATGCCTTGTGATAATGCAGCAAGAATAATAAGTTTTATAAGCAAAGCAAAAAAGGAGAATGCGGATATAGTAATATTTCCAGAATTATGTATTTCAGGATATATGATTGGAGATATGTGGGAAAGTGAGTCATTTATAAGAGAATGTGAGGAACTTGGTGAAGAAATAATAAAATCTTCAAATGGAATATATGTAATATTTGGAAATGCAGCTTCTGATAAAACTAAAAAGAACTTTGACGGAAGACTTAGAAAGTATAATGCTATGTTTGTAGCTAAAGACGGTAAATTAATACATAATAATACTACTGAATATCCTTTTATTATAAAATCATTACTTCCTAATTATAAAGAATTTGAAGATCCAAGACATTTTTTTAGTTTAAAAGATTTAGCTTTTGAAAACAATAAAGATATAAAAGAATATTTAAAGCCATTAGATATAGAATGCAATGGAGAAAATATAAAATTGGGTTTGACTATATGTGAAGATGCATGGAGTAAGAATTATTTATTTTCGCCTATGGACATTATAAATTCCAATAATGATGTAGATTTATTTATTAACATATCAAGTTCTCCATATACTTTGGTAAAAGACATTAAAAGACATAGCATGTATGGAGAAATAGCAAGTAAACATAATACACCTCTTATATATGTTAATAATGTAGGAATACAAAATAACGGTAAAACAGTATACACATTCGATGGCGGAAGTTCTATTTACGATAATAAAGGTAATTTATTATTAACGGGAAAAAGATATGAAGAAGATTTATACTTCATTGATATAGATGTAAAAAATAAATCATTTGTAAAGTCCATAGAAATAAAGGAAGAAAATGAATACAAATTAATATATGATACTGTTATTTACGGAATTAGAAAATTCATGAAATCTATTGGAATTAATAAAGTAGTTATAGGTGTATCAGGAGGTATTGATTCTGCTTTATCGTCTGCAATGTATGTAAGTGCTATCGGCAAGGATAATGTTTTACTTGTGAATATGCCTAGTAAATTCAATTCTGATACAACTAAAAATCTTGCAAAAAGTCTATCTGATAATTTAGGCTGTGCTTATATGGTAGTTCCTATACAGGAATCTGTAGATCATACTGTAAAACAATTAGAAAGCTCCCCTATTATAAAAGATGGAAAAGAAGATCATTTAAAAGTATCATCATTTGTTATAGAGAATATACAGGCAAGAGACAGATCATCAAGAGTATTATCTGCTATAGCTGCTAGTTTTGGCGGTGTATTTACATGCAATGCCAATAAAACTGAAACTATGGTAGGATATTCAACTATGTATGGAGACGGAGCAGGATTTTTTGCATGTTTAGCAGATTTATGGAAATATCAGATATACGGACTAGCTAATTATGTTAACAAGGAAATATTTAAAAATGAAATTATACCTGAAGGCACTATAAATATTGTGCCTAGTGCGGAACTTTCAACTGCTCAGGCTGTTGATGAAGGCAAGGGAGATCCGATAAAATATGATTATCATGATTATTTGTTTAAATTTTTAATGGAATCTTGGAACAGAGCAATATTAGAAGATATACTAGAATTTTATATATCAGGAAAGTTAGAGGAAAAAATAGGATGCCAAAAAGGAATATTAAAAAAATATTTTAATAGCGGAGCCGGCTTTGTAGATGATTTAGAAAGATGGTGGAAGCAATATATGGGTATGGCCATTTCTAAGAGAATACAGGCTCCTCCAATACTTGCAGTAAGCAGAAGAACTTTTGGATTTGGTAACAGAGAATCACAAAATAGGATCTATTACACTTCTAAATACTTATATCTGAAAAATAAAATTTTTGAACAATATTAA
- a CDS encoding chemotaxis protein: protein MAATSIIDNNIKQDILDYSAILETTVKDINSFLEEVGRVYSFIGEKFPMIEQEMKNENEKANNLLSYFTNKEKGEKNFSNDLDENQEDFFRSFDRMQNFISQDNELSDSLVEDVGKTSNIMDSIEQIRMLADQIKVYSLNAIIISSKYGAGGKAFGEISKNIIKMSETSNEQADQMNRIGKELFVRFESFKTEILKTNELQRQNFTIMKEQLDKEHNNMVNSFAVFSNVISDIISRVDNTYDFIFEVMMVLPREDIVRQQTEHIVESINSIVYENRNFIDYYGSQVETMDAEDLEKTENQTLEHRLLDLLTFDDVVLTLIIENFKSIHEEIDLTNSDIYKSLKGLKDALTDITSDRTTIVEYMIGGETGKSEFPFTVSESLFNEYMGFIKLYLENFKLFLTNKYRISDSNIAIIDSIEELESMFLETKNIAKTFNSINFLAKIELEKNSNIFNNSKTFSIESVESIATNITETVDGCLEQFHNIKSAIFSSINKFKSNINQQSSEHSFIESMTESVSKRLDESKYIINNNIKRLDSYADELFGLIDKTLIDLSSLSTLLTKINEIIEIFNSMRNVIRNKKNEYYQSLGIDNWKIESDKYLDIVNSYTIKKERAIANSILSGEDAPNVDISIDVGADSGDFTMF from the coding sequence GTGGCAGCAACTAGTATTATAGACAATAATATAAAGCAGGATATCCTTGACTATTCCGCAATATTGGAAACAACAGTAAAAGATATAAATTCTTTTCTTGAAGAAGTAGGAAGAGTATATAGCTTTATAGGTGAAAAATTTCCTATGATAGAACAAGAAATGAAAAATGAAAATGAAAAAGCTAATAATCTGCTTTCATATTTTACTAACAAAGAAAAAGGTGAAAAAAACTTTTCAAATGATCTGGACGAAAATCAGGAAGACTTTTTTAGATCATTCGATAGAATGCAGAATTTTATATCACAGGATAATGAGCTTTCCGATTCCTTAGTTGAAGATGTAGGCAAAACAAGTAATATTATGGATTCTATAGAACAAATTAGAATGCTTGCTGATCAAATTAAAGTTTATTCATTGAATGCAATTATTATATCTTCTAAATATGGTGCCGGCGGTAAGGCTTTCGGAGAAATATCTAAAAATATAATAAAAATGTCTGAAACATCAAATGAACAGGCAGATCAAATGAATAGAATCGGTAAGGAATTATTTGTAAGGTTTGAATCATTTAAAACTGAAATATTAAAAACAAATGAACTGCAAAGACAAAATTTTACAATCATGAAAGAACAGCTTGATAAAGAACATAATAACATGGTTAATTCTTTTGCAGTATTTTCTAATGTAATATCAGATATAATATCAAGAGTTGATAATACTTATGATTTTATATTTGAAGTAATGATGGTTCTTCCTCGTGAGGATATAGTGAGGCAGCAGACAGAACACATAGTTGAATCAATAAATTCTATAGTTTATGAAAACAGAAATTTTATAGATTATTATGGTTCTCAAGTTGAGACTATGGATGCTGAAGATTTAGAGAAAACAGAAAATCAGACTTTAGAGCATAGATTATTAGATTTGCTTACATTTGATGATGTTGTTTTAACTTTAATAATAGAAAATTTCAAATCGATACATGAAGAAATAGATCTTACTAACTCAGATATTTATAAAAGCTTAAAAGGCTTAAAAGATGCTTTAACTGATATTACATCAGATAGAACCACTATAGTAGAATATATGATAGGCGGAGAAACAGGTAAATCTGAATTTCCTTTTACAGTTTCCGAATCCCTATTTAATGAATATATGGGCTTTATTAAGCTTTATTTAGAAAATTTTAAATTATTTTTAACTAATAAATACAGAATATCTGACAGTAATATAGCTATAATAGATTCAATAGAAGAATTGGAAAGTATGTTCTTGGAAACAAAAAATATTGCTAAAACTTTTAACTCAATTAACTTTTTAGCGAAAATAGAACTTGAAAAAAATAGTAATATATTTAATAATTCTAAGACTTTTTCTATAGAAAGTGTTGAATCTATAGCTACTAACATTACAGAAACAGTAGATGGATGTTTGGAGCAGTTCCATAATATTAAATCTGCTATTTTCAGTTCAATTAATAAATTTAAATCAAATATTAATCAGCAGTCAAGCGAGCATTCTTTTATAGAATCTATGACAGAAAGTGTAAGCAAACGTTTAGATGAATCAAAATATATTATTAATAATAATATAAAAAGATTAGATAGCTATGCTGATGAATTATTCGGACTTATAGATAAAACTTTAATAGATTTAAGTTCTTTAAGTACATTACTAACCAAAATTAATGAAATAATAGAAATATTTAATAGCATGAGAAATGTTATAAGAAATAAAAAGAATGAATATTATCAATCATTAGGTATAGATAATTGGAAAATAGAAAGTGATAAATATTTGGATATAGTTAATTCTTATACAATAAAAAAAGAAAGAGCTATTGCTAATAGTATTTTATCTGGAGAAGATGCACCAAATGTCGATATAAGTATAGATGTGGGTGCCGATAGCGGTGATTTTACTATGTTTTAA
- a CDS encoding response regulator, whose product MAKTILIVDDSNTARASVEYTLKKGSYTVVSADDGTTGLEVLGKTPNVDMIITDLNMPKMDGIEFIKHVRKVDQHKYTPILMLTTESQDEKKMEGKAAGASGWLVKPFNPTQLLDVVKRFLN is encoded by the coding sequence ATGGCTAAAACAATACTAATTGTAGACGATTCAAATACAGCTAGAGCATCTGTTGAATATACCTTGAAAAAGGGCAGTTATACTGTAGTGTCTGCAGATGATGGTACTACAGGTTTAGAGGTTCTAGGTAAAACTCCAAATGTTGATATGATAATAACAGACCTTAATATGCCAAAAATGGACGGTATAGAATTTATTAAGCATGTAAGAAAGGTAGATCAGCATAAATATACCCCTATTCTAATGCTTACAACAGAATCTCAGGATGAGAAAAAAATGGAGGGTAAAGCCGCAGGTGCAAGTGGTTGGCTAGTAAAGCCATTTAACCCGACTCAACTTTTGGACGTTGTTAAACGTTTTTTAAATTAA